The following coding sequences are from one Danio rerio strain Tuebingen ecotype United States chromosome 21, GRCz12tu, whole genome shotgun sequence window:
- the LOC141379880 gene encoding P2Y purinoceptor 8-like: MEKRDCEVSPQNKAQRFRDLCTFKETGYSHHSYCVLKSEAKMNSSTPDVYANFSDPTPYLETCLFTLNVLLGPPTHFYILWLIITGAKSKIASEFFNLNLSICEIGNCLNSLFYLLKSMCSSLLTLVIFVQGLAVTGRPLFQCLMCVERYLAVVHPVTFLKFKPLRYRLICCAMAWIITLGGCCLCRFILSPLNLTAYTLLFSTQFLLFLSIQLFCLVAVLRALKQSGPGEKKKEENHMRRRAFYLILIITVNVAVIHVPYAVIALYTMLMQEYDPAKWFPGLFCYVLAGFVQPILYLHRTKKLKCSS; encoded by the exons CTGTGAAGTCAGTCCACAAAACAAGGCGCAGAGATTTAGAGATTTATGCACATTCAAAGAGACTGGATATTCACATCACAG TTACTGTGTCCTGAAAAGTGAGGCGAAAATGAACTCGAGCACACCTGACGTGTATGCCAACTTCTCTGACCCAACACCATATCTGGAAACGTGTCTCTTCACCCTCAATGTCCTACTTGGTCCTCCAACACACTTCTACATTTTATGGCTCATCATTACAGGAGCAAAAAGTAAAATCGCATCAGAGTTTTTCAACCTCAATCTCTCCATCTGTGAGATTGGCAACTGTCTAAACTCTTTGTTCTATTTACTGAAAAGCATGTGCTCGTCTCTCTTAACATTAGTGATATTTGTTCAAGGGCTTGCCGTCACTGGTCGTCCTctgtttcagtgtctgatgtgtgttgagcgttacctggcagtggttcatcctgtaacctttctgaagttcaaacctctcagatatagaCTGATCTGCTGTGCTATGGCCTGGATAATCACTCTTGGAGGCTGTTGTTTATGTAGATTTATTTTAAGCCCTCTCAACTTGACGGCATATACTTTGCTCTTCTCAACCCagttcctcctcttcctctccatccagttgttttgtcttgtggctgttctcagagctctgaagcagtcaggaccaggagagaaaaagaaagaggaaaaccaCATGAGGAGAAGAGCGTTTTATCTTATTCTGATAATTACTGTGAATGTCGCTGTCATACATGTCCCTTATGCTGTCATTGCTCTCTATACTATGCTAATGCAAGAGTATGATCCTGCAAAGTGGTTTCCAGGCTTATTTTGTTATGTGCTAGCTGGTTTTGTTCAGCCTATTCTGTATCTGCACCGCACTAAAAAACTGAAATGTTCTTCGTGA